Proteins encoded by one window of Bacteroidota bacterium:
- a CDS encoding SDR family NAD(P)-dependent oxidoreductase produces MNKTVLITGASQGIGKLAALKFRGQGYNVIAVSRSISKSQELKSKGIDLFDMDISNDESINSAFEKIYAKYPKIDILVNNAGFSQNGFVEELTSEQLRYQFAVNVFGLIKVTQMVLPSMRKAKTGKIINIGSVGGDFTSPGASAYHASKYAVESFSDGMRQELKFFGIDVVLIKPGGVSTDFTANARSNYPEAIEGNPYGTLRHKFNDMLDTILDPDKSSVSLLSPDKVVSVILTAATTEKPKPRYKVGALAKMVPLMKRLMSDKSFDNMLLKQLKLT; encoded by the coding sequence ATGAACAAAACAGTCTTAATTACGGGAGCTTCTCAGGGTATCGGAAAACTGGCCGCCCTAAAATTCAGAGGACAGGGATACAATGTAATAGCGGTCTCAAGATCAATTTCCAAATCCCAAGAACTAAAGTCAAAAGGAATTGACCTTTTTGACATGGACATTTCTAATGACGAAAGTATAAACTCGGCTTTTGAAAAGATTTATGCGAAGTATCCAAAAATTGATATTCTAGTTAACAATGCAGGGTTTTCGCAAAATGGCTTTGTTGAAGAACTCACATCGGAGCAACTTCGTTATCAATTTGCCGTTAATGTTTTTGGGTTGATAAAAGTTACACAAATGGTTTTGCCTTCAATGCGCAAAGCAAAAACAGGTAAAATCATCAATATTGGTTCAGTAGGCGGAGATTTTACTTCACCCGGAGCAAGTGCATACCATGCTTCAAAGTATGCGGTTGAGAGTTTTTCGGATGGGATGCGACAAGAGTTGAAATTCTTTGGAATTGATGTTGTTCTTATTAAACCCGGAGGTGTATCAACGGATTTTACAGCGAATGCCAGATCCAACTATCCTGAAGCCATAGAAGGTAATCCTTATGGAACCTTAAGACACAAGTTCAATGATATGTTGGATACAATTTTAGATCCGGATAAAAGCAGTGTGTCGCTTCTATCCCCGGATAAAGTAGTAAGTGTTATTCTGACTGCTGCAACAACCGAAAAACCAAAACCACGTTACAAGGTTGGTGCTCTGGCAAAGATGGTTCCTTTGATGAAAAGGTTAATGTCAGACAAATCATTCGATAATATGCTCTTGAAACAATTGAAACTAACCTAA
- a CDS encoding alpha-ketoglutarate-dependent dioxygenase AlkB gives MNLFTDINAEMENLLPKDGEVNYYGKVMPFTAANEFLAYLSERIEWRNDEAVIYGKHIVTKRKVAWYGDKDYEYSYSNTTKRALPWTPELLALKALAEDKTGETYNSCLLNLYHNGQEGMAWHSDAEKDLKRNGAIASLSFGAERKFSFKHKHTKETVSVLLEHGSLLVMKGTTQTHWLHRLPPTTSVHKPRINLTFRTIVD, from the coding sequence ATGAACTTGTTTACTGATATAAATGCCGAAATGGAGAACCTGCTACCCAAAGACGGGGAGGTGAACTACTATGGTAAGGTAATGCCTTTTACTGCTGCAAATGAGTTTTTGGCATATTTATCAGAACGTATTGAATGGCGTAATGATGAAGCTGTAATATACGGCAAACACATTGTTACCAAACGCAAAGTGGCGTGGTATGGTGATAAAGATTATGAATACAGCTACTCTAACACTACTAAACGTGCATTGCCATGGACACCCGAGTTATTAGCCCTAAAAGCCTTGGCAGAGGATAAAACAGGCGAAACCTATAACTCTTGCCTGCTCAATTTATACCACAACGGTCAAGAAGGTATGGCCTGGCACAGCGATGCCGAAAAAGACTTGAAACGGAACGGAGCCATAGCCTCATTAAGTTTTGGTGCTGAGCGTAAGTTTTCATTCAAGCATAAACATACCAAAGAAACCGTTTCAGTACTTTTAGAACACGGCAGTTTGCTGGTAATGAAAGGAACTACACAAACCCACTGGCTACATCGGTTGCCTCCTACAACATCAGTGCATAAGCCCCGCATCAACCTCACTTTCAGAACGATAGTTGATTAA
- a CDS encoding winged helix-turn-helix transcriptional regulator, which produces MAVAARRDTFQAIADPTRRNIISMVAQQPMNLNTIAEKFDVSRPAISQHIKILTECGLVVIKPLGRERFCYIQADKLKEVNDWLEPFKKMWEERFDRLEELLNEMKKQKK; this is translated from the coding sequence ATGGCAGTAGCAGCACGCAGGGATACGTTTCAGGCAATCGCAGATCCTACACGACGTAACATTATCAGCATGGTAGCACAACAACCCATGAACCTTAATACTATAGCTGAAAAGTTTGACGTGAGTAGGCCTGCTATTTCACAGCATATTAAAATACTAACCGAGTGCGGCCTTGTGGTGATTAAACCCCTTGGAAGAGAACGGTTTTGTTATATACAAGCCGACAAGCTGAAGGAAGTGAACGATTGGTTAGAGCCGTTTAAAAAAATGTGGGAAGAACGCTTTGACAGATTGGAGGAATTACTTAACGAAATGAAAAAGCAAAAAAAATAA
- a CDS encoding SRPBCC domain-containing protein, with protein MEKTTYTKYDDKKQILVKREFNAEVPMVWKAWTEPQHLDKWWAPRPWKNETKSMNFSNGGNWLYSMEGPAGEKHWAKMKYDNIITHKGYDAVDAFCDEEGNENLELPGSNWEVRFDGEAELTKVDVMITFASTEAMEMTVQMGFKEGFAMAHNTLDEVLEALKNNNE; from the coding sequence ATGGAAAAGACAACTTATACCAAGTATGATGACAAGAAGCAAATTCTTGTGAAACGTGAGTTTAATGCCGAAGTACCTATGGTATGGAAAGCATGGACAGAACCACAACATTTGGATAAATGGTGGGCACCAAGACCGTGGAAAAATGAAACTAAGAGCATGAATTTTAGCAATGGGGGTAACTGGTTGTACAGTATGGAGGGGCCTGCGGGAGAAAAGCATTGGGCTAAAATGAAGTATGATAACATAATAACACACAAGGGGTACGATGCGGTTGATGCTTTTTGTGATGAGGAAGGGAATGAAAATTTGGAGTTGCCGGGTAGTAATTGGGAGGTGCGCTTTGATGGCGAAGCAGAGTTAACAAAGGTGGACGTGATGATAACTTTTGCATCGACAGAGGCAATGGAAATGACTGTTCAAATGGGCTTTAAAGAAGGGTTTGCTATGGCACACAATACCCTTGATGAAGTTTTGGAAGCACTTAAAAACAATAACGAATAA
- a CDS encoding SRPBCC family protein, producing the protein MAATTNYETKITAEAGKQEFFITREFDAPRELVYKAHTDADLIVKWLGPRDLNMRVDKFDARNGGEYRYVHYRKPEAEYGFKGVFHECVAPERIIQTFEFEGLPEKGHVCLETIRFEELPNDRTRLVIQDVFQSVEDRDAALQSGMEQGINESYMRLDELIAGGIK; encoded by the coding sequence ATGGCAGCTACTACAAACTACGAAACAAAAATTACTGCTGAAGCAGGAAAACAGGAGTTTTTTATTACTCGTGAATTTGATGCTCCGCGTGAATTGGTGTACAAAGCACACACCGATGCTGATTTAATTGTTAAATGGTTAGGACCGCGGGATTTAAATATGCGGGTTGATAAGTTTGATGCCCGCAACGGTGGTGAGTACAGGTATGTACATTACCGTAAACCCGAAGCCGAATACGGTTTTAAAGGGGTGTTTCATGAATGTGTTGCTCCTGAGAGAATCATTCAGACATTTGAGTTTGAAGGGTTACCCGAGAAAGGCCATGTGTGTTTAGAGACCATTCGGTTTGAGGAGTTACCAAACGATCGCACCCGTTTGGTGATACAAGATGTATTTCAGTCGGTTGAAGACCGTGACGCAGCTTTACAGTCGGGCATGGAACAAGGAATTAACGAAAGCTACATGCGCCTTGATGAATTAATAGCCGGCGGAATAAAATAA
- a CDS encoding thioredoxin, producing the protein MCMNKYVFNPLLFVAVLFISISAASCQNTKQKDSTIAAKGGKVAVEEFEKLLTQTTDAQLIDVRTPDEYTGGHIANAVNINVNGDDFEQAVGALDKTKPVFVYCLAGSRSESAADYMRAQGFATVYELKGGVLKWQAAGKNLETGSATPKKQGMTQEEFLKKVTTENYVLVDYHATWCKPCIQMAPMLDKVAADKKDKLTLLKVDADENPLLMQQKGFSEIPVLELYHKGKLVWSHKGLIDEAALLSGTKL; encoded by the coding sequence ATGTGTATGAATAAATACGTTTTTAATCCACTGCTATTTGTAGCCGTGCTGTTTATCAGTATTAGTGCTGCATCGTGCCAAAATACAAAGCAAAAAGACAGTACCATAGCTGCCAAGGGCGGTAAAGTTGCTGTTGAGGAGTTTGAAAAGCTGCTTACACAAACAACAGATGCCCAGCTGATTGATGTGAGAACTCCCGATGAGTATACTGGCGGGCATATTGCTAACGCCGTAAACATAAATGTAAACGGTGACGATTTTGAACAAGCGGTAGGCGCACTTGATAAAACCAAGCCCGTTTTTGTGTATTGCTTGGCCGGCAGCCGCAGTGAAAGCGCTGCCGACTATATGCGTGCGCAAGGGTTTGCAACTGTGTATGAATTAAAGGGCGGTGTTTTAAAATGGCAGGCGGCAGGCAAAAACCTTGAAACAGGGAGTGCTACTCCTAAAAAACAAGGCATGACGCAAGAGGAGTTTTTGAAAAAGGTTACCACTGAAAACTATGTGTTGGTTGATTACCATGCTACCTGGTGCAAGCCTTGTATCCAGATGGCTCCTATGCTGGATAAGGTTGCTGCCGATAAAAAGGATAAGCTGACCCTTTTGAAAGTGGATGCCGATGAAAACCCCTTGTTAATGCAGCAAAAGGGATTTAGTGAAATACCCGTGCTTGAATTGTACCACAAAGGTAAACTGGTATGGAGCCACAAGGGGCTTATTGATGAAGCTGCTTTATTAAGCGGTACAAAACTATAG
- a CDS encoding rhodanese-like domain-containing protein, with the protein MIQLIKNILGIGPKVDLGELINNGAVIVDVRTKGEYAGGHVAGSINIPLDQLRNNLKKFKSKDQPIITCCASGMRSASAKVTLKSAGFTNVHNGGSWSSVNRFVK; encoded by the coding sequence ATGATACAACTGATTAAAAATATTTTAGGAATTGGCCCAAAAGTAGATTTGGGAGAATTGATTAACAATGGTGCGGTTATAGTGGATGTGCGCACCAAAGGCGAATATGCAGGCGGCCACGTGGCAGGCTCAATAAATATCCCTCTTGACCAGCTTAGAAACAACCTTAAAAAGTTTAAGAGTAAAGACCAACCCATCATTACCTGTTGTGCATCGGGTATGCGCAGTGCATCGGCTAAAGTAACACTCAAAAGTGCCGGTTTTACCAATGTACACAATGGCGGCAGTTGGAGTAGTGTAAACCGTTTTGTAAAATAA
- a CDS encoding rhodanese-like domain-containing protein: MENVISKIKGSEVTIIDVRTPAEFMGGNVAGSVNIPLNEVPHRLDEFKTMQNIVLCCASGNRSGQATMFLKQNGIECVNGGSWLDVNYIISKL; encoded by the coding sequence ATGGAAAACGTGATTTCTAAAATTAAAGGCAGCGAGGTTACCATTATTGATGTTCGCACTCCTGCCGAGTTTATGGGCGGTAATGTTGCCGGAAGTGTAAATATTCCCCTAAACGAAGTTCCTCATCGCTTGGATGAATTTAAAACCATGCAAAACATTGTACTTTGCTGTGCATCGGGTAACCGTAGCGGGCAAGCTACTATGTTTTTAAAACAAAACGGAATTGAGTGCGTAAACGGCGGCTCGTGGCTGGATGTTAATTATATAATTAGTAAACTGTAA
- a CDS encoding MBL fold metallo-hydrolase, translating to MKIEQIYTGCLAQGAYYIVSGNEAAIIDPLREIQPYIERAEKDGVTIKYVLETHFHADFVSGHIDLAKATGAKIVYGPTAKPAFDAYVATDGEELTLGKVRIEVLHTPGHTMESSCFLLKDENGTPNALFTGDTLFIGDVGRPDLAQKAANLTKEELAGLLYESLRTKVMNLPDEVIVYPAHGAGSACGKNMSKETVSTIGAQKQTNYALRATMTKEEFVKEVTDGLLPPPVYFPQNARMNKEGYEAINKVLQRGQSALSVAAFEAAANETGALIIDTRNPEDFVSGFIPNSINIGINGNFAPWVGALITDVKQPLLLVCEPGREEEVVTRLARVGYDNVLGYLKGGFEAWRAEGKETDEIETISAFEFAHRQSLQPMPIVDVRKTGEYEAEHVINALNIPLDYISENMAGFPQNETFYLHCAGGYRSVIAASILKARGYANMINVEGGFTAIKETPIARTAYVCPTASK from the coding sequence ATGAAAATAGAACAGATATACACCGGCTGCCTTGCACAAGGTGCCTACTACATTGTTTCGGGCAACGAAGCTGCCATTATCGACCCTTTGCGCGAAATACAACCCTATATTGAACGTGCCGAAAAAGACGGCGTAACGATTAAATATGTGCTTGAAACGCACTTTCATGCCGATTTTGTCTCTGGTCATATTGATTTGGCCAAAGCCACAGGCGCAAAAATTGTGTACGGCCCCACTGCAAAACCTGCTTTTGATGCTTACGTAGCTACAGACGGCGAGGAACTTACTTTGGGCAAGGTACGTATTGAGGTGTTGCACACACCCGGACATACTATGGAATCGAGTTGTTTTTTGTTGAAAGATGAAAACGGCACTCCCAATGCATTGTTCACTGGTGATACCTTATTCATTGGCGACGTTGGTCGTCCTGATTTAGCACAAAAAGCGGCCAACTTAACAAAAGAAGAATTGGCAGGCTTGTTATACGAATCATTACGCACTAAAGTAATGAATTTGCCTGATGAAGTGATAGTTTATCCCGCACACGGCGCAGGTTCTGCCTGTGGCAAAAACATGAGCAAAGAAACGGTTTCTACCATCGGAGCACAAAAACAAACCAACTACGCACTTAGGGCTACTATGACGAAAGAGGAGTTTGTGAAAGAAGTTACCGACGGACTGTTACCCCCACCTGTTTATTTTCCGCAAAATGCCCGCATGAATAAAGAAGGGTACGAGGCCATTAACAAAGTGCTGCAACGCGGACAAAGCGCGTTATCCGTTGCCGCTTTTGAGGCTGCTGCCAACGAAACCGGTGCGTTGATTATTGATACACGTAACCCGGAGGATTTTGTAAGCGGATTTATTCCCAATAGCATAAACATTGGCATAAACGGAAACTTTGCCCCTTGGGTGGGTGCATTAATTACCGATGTGAAACAACCCTTGTTGCTGGTTTGTGAGCCGGGCAGAGAAGAAGAGGTGGTTACACGTTTGGCTCGCGTAGGGTACGACAATGTATTGGGCTACCTAAAGGGCGGCTTTGAAGCTTGGCGCGCCGAGGGCAAAGAAACAGATGAAATTGAAACCATATCAGCGTTTGAGTTTGCTCACCGCCAAAGCCTGCAACCTATGCCGATTGTGGACGTACGCAAAACAGGTGAATACGAAGCCGAACACGTAATAAACGCTTTAAATATCCCTTTGGATTATATCAGCGAAAACATGGCCGGTTTCCCTCAAAACGAAACTTTTTACCTGCACTGTGCAGGAGGGTACCGCTCGGTGATTGCAGCATCAATACTTAAGGCACGCGGATATGCCAACATGATAAATGTTGAAGGCGGTTTTACGGCCATTAAAGAAACACCGATTGCCCGTACTGCATACGTTTGCCCCACTGCTTCAAAATAA
- a CDS encoding DUF1572 domain-containing protein has product MDTKQIFAEFKAQITLRMGENIPRVEKCLAELSEEEVWQTPNGNLNSVANLILHLCGNTTQYILSSIGGEEDKRTRDEEFAAKGGYTKTQLGKKFSNTVTKSIEVINAASPEELMRVRNVQGFKLTGMGNAIHVAEHLSYHTGQIAFLTKLLKNKDLGFYANMDLNVKNE; this is encoded by the coding sequence ATGGATACCAAACAGATTTTTGCCGAGTTTAAAGCACAAATAACCCTGCGGATGGGAGAAAATATTCCGCGCGTTGAGAAATGCCTTGCTGAATTGAGCGAAGAGGAAGTGTGGCAAACACCTAACGGCAACCTGAACAGCGTAGCCAATTTGATATTACACCTTTGCGGAAACACCACTCAATACATTTTATCATCAATAGGAGGGGAAGAAGATAAGCGCACAAGGGATGAGGAGTTTGCAGCAAAAGGAGGGTATACCAAGACTCAGTTAGGGAAAAAGTTTTCAAACACAGTAACCAAATCCATTGAGGTGATTAATGCTGCAAGCCCAGAGGAATTGATGCGCGTGCGAAATGTGCAGGGATTTAAACTAACGGGTATGGGCAATGCCATCCACGTGGCTGAACATCTATCATACCATACAGGGCAAATTGCTTTTTTAACCAAGCTATTGAAGAATAAAGATTTAGGCTTTTATGCCAACATGGATTTGAACGTAAAGAATGAATAG